In the genome of Gloeotrichia echinulata CP02, one region contains:
- a CDS encoding class I SAM-dependent methyltransferase encodes MLKTDSLKIDYTRYYEKWHSDTPEHIQAMKQYFKGMLSQFLPPDKNIRILEVGCGMGFALLALQNLDYPFVEGIDIDKGQVQSCLNKNLNVTHVEDSVEYLKNFSHTYDLIFAFDVIEHVPYNAQLSFTNAIFNALKPNGQFVCTVPNANSGLASRWRYIDWTHHISFTEHSLDFLLYNAGFQSIEVVATEFFHPPSFRWFFSRSIFRSWFWKTILQWTIFRFIRGFRRLEMIAELGWDQGISVPLSLNLLARGSK; translated from the coding sequence ATGTTAAAAACAGACTCGCTCAAAATTGACTACACTCGCTATTACGAGAAATGGCATTCAGACACACCTGAACATATTCAGGCAATGAAACAATACTTTAAAGGGATGCTTTCTCAATTTCTGCCTCCAGATAAAAATATTCGCATTTTAGAAGTTGGTTGTGGTATGGGGTTTGCACTCCTTGCATTACAAAACTTAGACTATCCTTTTGTTGAAGGGATTGATATTGATAAAGGACAAGTTCAATCCTGCTTAAACAAGAACCTGAATGTTACTCATGTTGAGGATTCGGTTGAGTATCTCAAAAATTTTTCGCATACATATGATTTAATTTTCGCTTTTGATGTCATTGAGCATGTACCTTACAATGCACAACTCAGTTTTACAAACGCTATTTTCAATGCATTAAAACCAAATGGTCAGTTCGTTTGTACAGTTCCCAATGCAAATTCAGGTTTAGCTAGTCGTTGGCGTTATATTGACTGGACACACCATATTAGTTTCACAGAGCATAGTTTAGACTTTCTTTTATACAACGCAGGCTTTCAAAGCATTGAAGTTGTTGCAACTGAGTTTTTTCATCCACCCAGTTTCAGATGGTTTTTTAGTCGTTCGATCTTTAGAAGTTGGTTTTGGAAGACTATTTTACAATGGACAATTTTTCGCTTTATACGTGGTTTCCGTAGGCTAGAAATGATTGCTGAACTTGGATGGGATCAGGGCATTAGTGTGCCCCTTTCTCTAAATTTATTAGCTAGAGGGAGTAAGTAA
- a CDS encoding ABC transporter permease, producing the protein MKNTISQPELIIEAGRTEKQYWKDLWRYRELFYFLAWRDILVRYKQTAIGIAWALIRPFLTMVVFTVVFGQLAKLPSQGAPYPILVFSAMLPWQFFANSLSECSNSLISNANLISKVYFPRLVVPTSAVVVSFVDFLISGMILLGLMAWYNFVPTWRILTLPLFIVIAFAAATGAGLWLASLNVQYRDFRFIVPFIVQFGLYISPVGFSSNIVPEQWRFLYSLNPIVGVIDGFRWAILGGESKLYLPGFFLSLGLVLLLLISGIWYFRKMERTFADVI; encoded by the coding sequence ATGAAAAACACTATTTCTCAGCCTGAGTTGATAATTGAAGCTGGACGGACAGAAAAGCAATATTGGAAAGATTTATGGCGTTATCGAGAGTTATTTTACTTCCTAGCATGGCGAGATATTTTAGTTAGATACAAGCAAACGGCAATTGGTATTGCTTGGGCGCTAATTCGGCCATTTCTGACTATGGTAGTGTTTACAGTTGTGTTTGGACAGTTAGCAAAGTTGCCTTCCCAAGGTGCGCCTTATCCAATTTTAGTGTTTTCGGCAATGTTGCCTTGGCAGTTTTTTGCTAACTCACTTTCCGAATGCAGTAATAGTTTAATTAGCAATGCCAATTTAATTTCTAAAGTCTATTTTCCTCGTTTAGTTGTACCTACCAGTGCAGTCGTAGTGAGTTTTGTAGACTTTTTGATTTCGGGAATGATTTTGTTAGGGTTAATGGCTTGGTATAACTTTGTTCCCACTTGGCGAATTTTAACATTGCCATTGTTTATTGTTATAGCCTTTGCTGCTGCAACGGGCGCTGGTTTATGGCTGGCTTCTTTAAATGTGCAATATCGCGATTTCCGTTTTATTGTGCCGTTTATTGTGCAGTTTGGTCTATATATTTCGCCAGTAGGATTTAGCAGCAATATTGTTCCAGAACAGTGGCGATTTCTTTACTCATTAAACCCAATTGTTGGGGTAATTGATGGTTTTCGCTGGGCAATTTTGGGCGGTGAATCGAAATTATATCTCCCTGGGTTCTTCCTGTCTTTAGGATTAGTCTTATTATTATTAATTAGTGGGATTTGGTATTTCCGCAAGATGGAACGGACTTTCGCAGATGTGATTTAA
- a CDS encoding ABC transporter ATP-binding protein, translating to MSDTVIRVENLGKKYIIGHQQQERYTALRDVIANKVKSLGTFIQNPKSQIQNSSEEFWALKDVSFEIKQGDRVGIIGRNGAGKSTLLKILSRITEPTKGSIKIKGRVASLLEVGTGFHPELTGRENIYLNGAILGMSKEEIKRKFDEIVAFAEIEKFLDTPVKRYSSGMYVRLAFAVAAHLEPEILIVDEVLAVGDAQFQKKCLGKMEDVGKEGRTVLFVSHNMTAVQQLTNKGVVLQKGQLLMIGDTTTTIEKYLSSSIDYSTSVYNVEMSPRRYPDLPRQVEFLTLELENYPTKIVPADKEIHLRITVRGNQAVDRFRFSMTLFRVDGTPIGSFFSENGQSLQRGEIATYRLILRDLRLAPGMYSCGLATGKGNHREGHIDFDIVLDVLHFEVMPPEGIDGTRSHWVPGWGAIRLVEPVVTRVA from the coding sequence ATGTCTGACACTGTTATTCGAGTTGAAAATCTCGGTAAAAAATATATTATTGGGCATCAGCAACAAGAACGTTATACTGCTCTGCGGGATGTAATTGCTAATAAAGTTAAATCTCTTGGTACTTTCATCCAAAATCCCAAATCCCAAATCCAAAATTCCTCGGAGGAGTTTTGGGCGCTGAAGGATGTGTCTTTTGAAATTAAACAGGGTGACAGAGTAGGAATTATTGGGCGCAATGGTGCGGGTAAATCAACACTATTAAAGATTTTAAGCCGGATTACGGAACCGACAAAAGGCAGCATTAAAATTAAGGGAAGGGTTGCTAGTTTGTTGGAGGTGGGTACGGGGTTTCATCCTGAGTTAACTGGTAGGGAGAATATCTATCTCAATGGTGCAATTTTGGGGATGAGTAAGGAGGAGATTAAACGCAAGTTTGATGAGATTGTAGCGTTTGCGGAGATTGAGAAGTTTTTAGATACGCCAGTGAAGCGGTATTCTTCGGGGATGTATGTGCGGTTGGCGTTTGCGGTAGCGGCGCATTTGGAGCCGGAGATTTTGATTGTGGATGAGGTGTTGGCGGTGGGGGATGCTCAGTTTCAGAAGAAGTGTTTGGGGAAAATGGAGGATGTGGGGAAGGAGGGAAGGACAGTTTTATTTGTGAGTCATAATATGACAGCAGTGCAGCAGCTAACTAACAAAGGGGTAGTCTTACAAAAGGGGCAACTGCTCATGATTGGAGATACAACTACTACTATTGAAAAATATTTGAGTTCTTCAATTGACTATTCTACTAGTGTCTACAATGTAGAAATGTCTCCTCGACGTTATCCTGACCTACCACGCCAAGTTGAATTTTTAACATTAGAGCTTGAAAATTATCCTACGAAGATAGTTCCTGCTGATAAAGAGATTCATCTTAGAATAACCGTTCGTGGTAACCAGGCAGTTGATAGGTTTCGCTTCAGTATGACTCTATTCCGTGTAGATGGCACACCTATAGGTAGTTTCTTCAGTGAAAATGGGCAATCTTTACAACGAGGAGAAATTGCAACTTATCGCTTAATTTTAAGAGATTTACGATTAGCACCAGGAATGTATTCTTGTGGTTTAGCAACAGGCAAAGGAAATCATCGAGAAGGGCATATTGATTTTGATATTGTTCTTGATGTTTTACATTTTGAGGTTATGCCCCCTGAAGGGATAGACGGAACTCGATCACATTGGGTTCCAGGATGGGGAGCGATTCGGCTTGTTGAACCAGTTGTGACTAGAGTTGCTTAA